Proteins encoded in a region of the Phacochoerus africanus isolate WHEZ1 chromosome 8, ROS_Pafr_v1, whole genome shotgun sequence genome:
- the ZNF304 gene encoding zinc finger protein 304, with the protein MAAAGLMDRAQGCVAFEDVFVYFSREEWELLEEAQRLLYRDVMLENFALVSSLGCWCEADYEEAPSEQSTFVEGVSQFRTPEAFPFIQKAHPCEICDPLLKDIWHLAGQQGSCPAQKLYTWDPCGRGFLCSDSLYHHQQQYTRKDPVQGDDHGASFGKHCAVHTLGRPWTWMEAGLDFPASSGLFQDQNIHNGTSPCKGAAFVASFPHSPGLGQQQGDRDVLMLFGYSDDRKAFLNTFPLLGKQMTHGEVRDFRCLPCGNMSKEKSALIHHRKIHSGEASHACRECGKAFIQLSHLKMHQKFHNGERHYTCNECGKAFSRKDTLIQHQRVHTGERSYDCSECGKAYSRSSHLVQHQRIHTGERPYKCSECGKAFSRKDTLVQHQRFHTGERPYECSECGKFFSQSSHLIEHWRIHTGARPYECIECGKFFSHNSSLIKHRRVHTGTKSYVCGKCGKAFGCKDTLVQHQIIHTGARPYECSECGKAFSRKDTLVQHQKIHTGERPYECGECGKFFSHSSNLIVHQRIHTGAKPYECRECGKCFSHNSSLILHQRVHSGARPYVCSECGKAYISSSHLVQHKKVHTGARPYECGECGKFFSRNSSLILHQRVHTGEKPYVCTECGKAYSRSSHLVRHQKVHTGEGPHECNNFGGPLATSLKLI; encoded by the exons ATGGCGGCCGCGGGGCTCATGGACCGGGCTCAG GGCTGTGTGGCCTTTGAGGACGTGTTCGTGTACTTCTCCCGGGAGGAGTGGGAGCTCCTTGAGGAAGCTCAGAGACTCCTGTACCGAGACGTGATGCTGGAGAACTTTGCACTTGTGTCATCGTTGG GTTGTTGGTGTGAAGCAGACTATGAGGAGGCCCCTTCTGAGCAGAGCACTTTTGTAGAAGGAGTGTCACAGTTCAGGACTCCCGAGGCATTCCCATTTATCCAGAAAGCCCACCCATGTGAGATATGTGACCCCCTCTTGAAAGACATTTGGCACCTGGCTGGACAGCAGGGATCATGCCCTGCACAGAAACTGTACACGTGGGACCCCTGTGGACGAGGATTCTTGTGCAGTGACAGCTTGTATCACCACCAGCAGCAATATACCAGGAAGGATCCCGTCCAAGGGGATGATCATGGGGCCTCATTTGGGAAGCACTGTGCTGTCCATACTTTAGGGAGACCCTGGACTTGGATGGAGGCAGGGCTGGACTTCCCGGCTAGCTCTGGCCTCTTCCAGGACCAAAACATTCACAACGGAACAAGTCCATGCAAAGGAGCTGCATTTGTGGCGTCTTTTCCACACAGCCCTGGGCTCGGGCAGCAGCAGGGAGACCGTGATGTACTGATGCTTTTCGGATACAGTGATGACAGGAAAGCCTTCCTGAACACTTTCCCTCTGCTTGGCAAGCAGATGACTCATGGTGAAGTGAGAGACTTTAGGTGCCTTCCATGTGGGAATATGTCCAAGGAGAAGTCAGCTCTTATTCATCACAGAAAAATTCATAGTGGAGAAGCATCCCATGCATGTAGGGAGTGTGGAAAGGCCTTCATTCAGCTGTCTCACCTAAAAATGCACCAGAAATTTCACAATGGAGAAAGACATTATACTTGCAatgaatgtgggaaggccttcagccGCAAAGACACACTTATTCAGCACCAGAGGGTTCACACAGGAGAAAGGTCTTATGACTGCAGTGAATGTGGTAAAGCCTACAGTAGAAGCTCCCACCTTGTTCAGCaccagagaattcacactggagaaaggccttataagtgcagtgaatgtggaaaagcctttagCCGTAAAGACACACTTGTTCAGCACCAGAGATTTCATActggagaaaggccttatgagtgtagtgaatgtgggaaattctTCAGCCAAAGCTCCCACCTTATTGAGCACTGGAGAATTCACACTGGGGCAAGGCCTTATGAGTGCATTGAATGTGGAAAATTCTTTAGCCATAACTCTAGCCTCATTAAACATCGGAGAGTCCACACTGGAACAAAGTCTTATGTTTGTGGCAAATGCGGGAAGGCTTTTGGCTGCAAAGACACACTTGTTCAGCACCAGATAATTCACACTGGAGCAAGGCCTTATGAGTGCAGTGAGTGTGGAAAGGCCTTCAGCCGTAAAGACACACTAGTGCAGCACCAGAAAATCCACACTGGAGAAAGACCTTATGAGTGTGGTGAGTGTgggaaatttttcagccatagCTCTAATCTCATTGTTcaccagagaattcatactggagcgAAACCTTATGAGTGCAGAGAATGTGGGAAATGCTTTAGCCACAATTCCAGCCTCATTCTACACCAGCGAGTTCACAGTGGAGCAAGGCCTTATGTgtgcagtgaatgtggaaaaGCCTACATTAGTAGCTCTCACCTTGTTCAGCACAAGAAAGTTCACACTGGAGCAAGACCTTATGAATGCGGTGAATGTGGGAAATTCTTTAGCCGCAACTCCAGCCTCATTCTACACCAGAGAGTTCACACTGGTGAAAAGCCTTACGTGTGCactgaatgtgggaaagcctatAGCAGAAGCTCCCATCTTGTTCGGCACCAGAAAGTTCACACTGGAGAAGGGCCTCATGAATGCAACAATTTTGGTGGCCCTTTAGCTACATCTCTTAAGCTTATTTAG